Proteins encoded together in one Aminipila butyrica window:
- the lspA gene encoding signal peptidase II, with product MAILAAVVLDQAVKYAVRSHMALYESIPLVDGFFHITYIQNTGAAFSMFSGHTELLALVTILMTGGILFYIHRSRKTAHWALLLSLSAIVAGGLGNILDRVFLKYVVDFLDLKFWPIFNLADIYVCCGCGLLVLYIFFIEPKLNGQKDR from the coding sequence ATGGCAATACTTGCAGCCGTTGTGCTGGATCAGGCTGTGAAATATGCCGTCCGGTCTCATATGGCGTTATATGAGAGCATTCCCTTGGTGGACGGTTTTTTTCACATAACCTATATACAGAATACAGGGGCTGCTTTCAGCATGTTCAGCGGACATACGGAACTGTTGGCACTTGTAACTATTCTCATGACCGGAGGGATACTTTTCTATATCCACCGGAGCAGGAAAACGGCCCATTGGGCGTTGCTTTTGTCACTGTCGGCCATTGTAGCCGGAGGACTGGGCAATATTTTAGATCGGGTTTTCCTGAAATATGTAGTAGATTTTTTGGATTTGAAGTTCTGGCCGATTTTTAATCTGGCCGACATCTATGTGTGCTGTGGCTGTGGGCTTTTAGTCCTTTATATATTTTTTATTGAACCAAAGTTAAACGGCCAAAAGGACAGGTGA
- a CDS encoding RluA family pseudouridine synthase has protein sequence MQEDNVLEIIIDESLEGTRIDMALSLIYEEKSRSFFQKLLEAGQITLNGQPVDAKKYKVKAGDLVQAIIPEPKPLKVEPENIPLDIYYEDQDVLVVNKPKGMVVHPANGNESGTLVNAVLYHCGDSLSSINGIIRPGIVHRIDKDTSGLLMIAKNDRAHNSLAEQLAEHSITRAYRAIVYNNFSEDQGLVDKPIGRDPKDRLKQAVTDKNSKRAVTHYRVLERFGNFTYVEARLETGRTHQIRVHMAYIKHPLLGDLVYGPKKKLFGATSQTLHAKILGFKHPATGAYMEFESPLPEEFERILQKLRKE, from the coding sequence ATGCAGGAAGACAATGTTTTAGAAATTATCATAGACGAAAGCTTGGAAGGGACCAGAATTGATATGGCCCTTTCTTTAATATATGAGGAAAAGTCCAGAAGCTTTTTCCAAAAGCTCCTGGAGGCCGGACAGATTACCCTCAACGGTCAGCCGGTGGACGCTAAGAAATACAAGGTAAAGGCGGGGGATTTGGTACAAGCAATCATTCCCGAGCCCAAGCCCCTGAAAGTGGAGCCAGAGAACATACCTTTGGATATCTATTACGAAGACCAGGATGTATTGGTGGTTAATAAGCCTAAAGGGATGGTGGTGCACCCGGCCAACGGCAACGAATCCGGAACCTTAGTCAATGCCGTTCTCTATCACTGTGGAGACAGTCTTTCCTCCATCAATGGTATTATCCGTCCTGGTATTGTTCATCGCATCGACAAGGATACCAGCGGGCTGCTGATGATTGCCAAGAATGACAGAGCACACAACAGCCTGGCAGAACAGCTGGCGGAGCACAGCATTACCAGAGCGTACCGAGCCATTGTCTACAACAACTTTTCGGAAGACCAAGGGCTTGTGGACAAGCCCATTGGTCGGGACCCTAAAGACCGGCTGAAACAAGCTGTCACCGATAAGAACAGCAAGCGGGCTGTGACCCACTACCGGGTGTTGGAGCGTTTCGGCAATTTTACTTACGTCGAGGCTCGATTGGAGACTGGCCGGACCCATCAAATACGGGTTCACATGGCTTACATCAAGCATCCTTTGCTGGGAGATTTGGTTTACGGACCGAAAAAGAAGCTCTTTGGAGCGACAAGCCAGACTCTTCACGCCAAAATCCTGGGCTTTAAACATCCCGCTACCGGAGCATACATGGAGTTTGAAAGTCCTTTGCCTGAGGAGTTTGAACGGATATTGCAGAAGTTGAGAAAGGAATAA
- a CDS encoding flavin reductase family protein produces the protein MDKISFKPGTMLNPVPVVMVSCGTKPEERNIITVAWTGIVNSEPPMTYVSVRKSRHSHKLIADSGEFVINLCSEDLALATDFCGVKSGREVDKFRTQKLTAVNGEMVSCPMIGEAPVNLECKVTQVISLPSHDMFLAEIVKVHVRRELVSTSGKILLEEAGLICYNHGEYFGIKRKPLGRFGYSVMKNKTKKRLNKEASQSRRTGKEGKPSREKSSGRKQEPRTKNAERSPGSQKATPNKERKASMDRGHKTYKKK, from the coding sequence ATGGATAAGATTTCATTTAAGCCAGGGACGATGCTCAATCCCGTTCCGGTGGTGATGGTCTCCTGCGGGACGAAGCCCGAGGAACGAAATATCATTACGGTAGCTTGGACCGGCATCGTCAACTCGGAGCCGCCGATGACGTATGTGTCCGTGCGAAAATCCCGCCATTCTCATAAGCTTATTGCAGACAGCGGCGAATTTGTCATTAATCTGTGCAGTGAAGACTTGGCTTTAGCTACGGACTTCTGCGGCGTGAAGTCGGGGCGAGAGGTGGACAAATTTCGAACCCAGAAACTGACCGCGGTGAACGGAGAGATGGTAAGCTGTCCCATGATTGGAGAGGCACCAGTGAATTTGGAATGTAAGGTCACTCAGGTGATTTCTCTTCCTTCTCACGACATGTTTCTGGCAGAGATTGTCAAGGTCCATGTGCGCCGAGAGCTAGTCAGCACTTCTGGTAAGATTCTTTTGGAGGAGGCCGGACTGATCTGCTACAATCATGGAGAGTATTTTGGCATCAAGCGTAAGCCTTTGGGGCGGTTCGGTTATTCTGTCATGAAGAATAAGACCAAGAAGCGGCTTAATAAGGAGGCTTCACAGAGCAGAAGAACTGGAAAGGAAGGAAAGCCCTCCAGGGAAAAATCTTCTGGGAGAAAGCAGGAGCCAAGAACAAAGAACGCTGAAAGAAGTCCTGGCAGTCAGAAGGCGACACCGAATAAGGAGCGCAAGGCGAGTATGGACAGAGGGCATAAAACCTATAAGAAAAAATAG
- a CDS encoding stalk domain-containing protein, with product MRRFLIIWMALLLVSTNAGITAYADATYDREAAENIVSWMDEYVKPYLGSDLLNNYDNGRARQCHAFTNYVWRNTFGYDVYSAKSHRTEASTDYSQLGEYINNYARPGDMLRVDGQHSMVITSFDEDTVSGYDWLYNKKERACTYTWEGVKAWGDGTQSYWLYQIDDSVYNLFADSSYKVDKLFGPTPDGKSSEQTEGDDDQGDSSPSTDNQANNQQPNRGTTDRTDYGRIVVQINNPVMTADGSYQNIDATGTVPVIVNDRTLLPVRAIVEAMGGTVAWNDATRTIGISYKNTKMELAVDSPVMKVNGKEVAMDVAPQIINDRTMMPIRYITENIGGQVEWFDTIQAVAITYQR from the coding sequence ATGAGACGATTTTTAATCATATGGATGGCACTGTTGCTGGTGAGCACCAATGCAGGGATCACCGCTTACGCAGATGCTACATACGACAGAGAAGCAGCAGAAAATATCGTCAGCTGGATGGACGAATATGTGAAACCCTATCTGGGCAGCGACCTGCTGAACAATTACGACAACGGCAGAGCCCGTCAATGCCATGCGTTCACTAATTACGTTTGGCGCAATACGTTTGGGTACGACGTATACAGTGCCAAGAGCCATCGGACAGAGGCCAGCACGGACTACAGCCAGCTGGGTGAATACATAAACAACTATGCACGGCCTGGAGATATGCTGCGGGTAGACGGCCAGCATTCCATGGTTATCACCAGTTTTGATGAAGACACGGTCAGCGGCTACGACTGGCTGTACAACAAGAAGGAACGGGCCTGCACCTACACCTGGGAAGGGGTTAAGGCCTGGGGTGACGGCACTCAAAGTTATTGGCTTTATCAGATAGACGACAGCGTATACAACCTGTTTGCAGATTCCTCTTATAAGGTGGACAAGCTGTTTGGTCCGACACCAGACGGAAAATCCAGTGAACAGACGGAAGGAGACGATGATCAGGGAGATTCGAGTCCTTCTACCGATAACCAGGCTAACAATCAGCAGCCGAACAGAGGGACCACAGATCGAACCGATTATGGGCGAATCGTCGTTCAGATTAATAATCCAGTGATGACTGCAGATGGCAGCTATCAGAATATTGATGCGACAGGGACCGTGCCGGTTATTGTCAATGATCGGACCTTGCTGCCGGTGCGAGCCATCGTTGAAGCCATGGGCGGAACTGTAGCTTGGAACGATGCCACCAGAACAATCGGCATCTCCTACAAGAATACGAAGATGGAACTGGCGGTGGACAGTCCAGTTATGAAGGTGAATGGGAAGGAGGTAGCCATGGATGTGGCTCCTCAAATTATCAATGATCGGACCATGATGCCGATTCGTTACATCACCGAGAATATCGGCGGACAGGTGGAGTGGTTTGATACCATTCAGGCGGTAGCCATCACGTATCAGCGATAA
- a CDS encoding Rqc2 family fibronectin-binding protein yields MAFDGIAIRTIAQELNSKLSGSKLEKIYQPENDELVLHIHSKAGNVKLYLSCNSSNARLHLITEAVPNPPAPLSFCMLLRKHIQGGRITGVFQKDCERIVEIPFETINELGFNVSKKLIIEIMGKHSNIILVDLESGKIIDSIKRISIDVNRIRQILPGKLYEYPPAQDKIPFDLITLEQIQLLCRCTPNKLAKSLLNGIQGLSPIMAEQLTLGLEVSSQVPYGEEESRQTAQLVYENLLNLRQALEADNLRPQVYLNRDGLPVDFHAVPIHSLEEAYLTKAFPELSPAAEFFYSHRSSSNRIRQKSSDLEKAVKNHLDKLYLKKQRLSEDLLKAENSEEYRLYGELLTANLHLFHTGDSQVTLTNYYDGNLITIPLDKKLAPAKNAQHYFKKYGKAKTAVKEKAIQLEDATVEIGYLESLSVFVESVNSVEEIEELRSELVEAGYLRKRKTYGKPVKSKPAPRTYTTSDGFRVLVGRNNKENDHLTFKLASAKDLWFHTKDIPGSHAVLFTEGRPASETAIFEAAAIAASHSKGKDSENVPVDYVPVKYVKKPAGAKPGMVIFTNNRTVYVHPQLPQEKPET; encoded by the coding sequence ATGGCTTTTGACGGCATAGCGATTCGCACCATCGCACAAGAATTAAATAGTAAGCTCTCCGGCAGCAAGCTGGAAAAAATATATCAGCCGGAAAACGATGAACTGGTTCTTCACATCCATTCCAAGGCAGGAAATGTTAAACTTTACCTGTCCTGCAACAGTAGCAATGCTCGACTTCATCTAATTACCGAAGCAGTGCCCAATCCCCCAGCGCCTTTATCCTTCTGCATGCTCCTGCGCAAGCACATCCAAGGGGGACGCATTACCGGGGTCTTCCAAAAAGACTGTGAGCGAATTGTGGAAATTCCCTTTGAGACCATCAACGAGCTGGGTTTCAACGTCAGTAAAAAGCTGATTATCGAAATCATGGGGAAGCACAGCAACATTATCCTCGTAGACCTGGAAAGCGGAAAAATCATCGACAGCATCAAGCGCATATCCATCGACGTCAACCGCATTCGCCAGATCTTGCCGGGCAAACTGTATGAATACCCCCCTGCTCAGGATAAGATTCCCTTTGACCTGATTACGCTGGAACAGATTCAGCTCCTTTGCCGCTGCACGCCGAATAAACTGGCCAAAAGCCTTTTGAATGGAATTCAAGGCCTCAGCCCGATTATGGCTGAACAATTGACTCTGGGTCTGGAGGTCTCCTCTCAGGTTCCCTATGGAGAGGAGGAATCCCGGCAGACCGCTCAACTGGTCTACGAAAACTTGCTAAATCTGCGCCAGGCTCTGGAGGCAGACAACCTCCGACCTCAGGTCTACCTGAATAGGGATGGACTGCCGGTAGACTTTCATGCCGTTCCCATCCATTCCCTGGAAGAAGCCTACCTGACTAAGGCCTTTCCTGAGCTGTCCCCGGCAGCGGAGTTTTTCTACAGCCATCGCTCTTCCTCCAACCGCATTCGTCAGAAGAGCAGTGATTTGGAAAAGGCCGTCAAAAACCACTTGGACAAGCTGTATCTAAAGAAACAACGTCTGTCCGAGGATCTGCTGAAAGCAGAGAATTCCGAGGAATATCGACTCTACGGTGAACTGCTTACTGCGAACCTCCATCTGTTTCATACCGGAGACAGTCAAGTGACCTTAACCAACTACTACGACGGCAACCTGATTACCATTCCCCTGGACAAAAAGCTGGCTCCCGCAAAAAATGCTCAGCATTACTTCAAGAAGTATGGTAAAGCCAAAACAGCCGTGAAGGAAAAAGCCATCCAGTTGGAGGATGCTACCGTTGAAATCGGCTATCTGGAATCCCTGTCCGTCTTTGTAGAAAGCGTCAATTCCGTAGAAGAGATTGAAGAACTGCGCAGTGAACTGGTGGAAGCCGGCTACCTGCGTAAGCGCAAGACGTATGGTAAACCTGTCAAATCCAAACCTGCTCCACGGACTTACACCACCAGCGATGGATTCCGTGTACTGGTCGGCCGCAACAACAAAGAAAATGATCACCTGACTTTCAAGTTGGCCTCTGCCAAAGACCTGTGGTTCCATACCAAGGATATTCCTGGTTCTCACGCCGTGCTCTTTACAGAAGGCCGCCCAGCCAGTGAAACAGCCATCTTTGAGGCCGCCGCTATAGCCGCCAGCCATAGCAAAGGCAAGGATTCAGAGAACGTCCCCGTGGACTATGTGCCTGTCAAATATGTGAAAAAACCAGCAGGGGCCAAGCCCGGCATGGTGATATTCACCAACAACCGCACTGTCTACGTTCACCCGCAGCTACCCCAGGAGAAGCCCGAGACATAA
- a CDS encoding YicC/YloC family endoribonuclease encodes MIKSMTGFGRSEYSDGKRNIIVEIRSVNHRYCDINVKMPRRYSFAEDKVKNTVKDIARRGKIEVAMVVENITEDDTTVKLNHLVARQYYDNLNALKEEFQLEGDISLQFLATLPDVMKAVPDVEDEEAICKSMLIAAEEAARKLDEMRTTEGSKLAEDLIMRGGLIRDLAAKINQRAPKVAGAYTEKLKERIKELVGSHVTVPEDRILLEAAIFADKSSITEELVRLDSHTLQLADIITNSRQPDGKKLDFLVQEMNREANTIGSKANDMEITSLMLEIKSEIEKIREQVQNIE; translated from the coding sequence ATGATAAAAAGTATGACGGGCTTCGGCAGAAGCGAATACAGCGACGGAAAAAGGAACATAATCGTAGAGATTCGGTCGGTGAACCATCGGTATTGCGATATTAACGTGAAGATGCCCCGACGGTATTCTTTTGCGGAAGACAAGGTGAAGAACACCGTAAAGGACATTGCTCGCAGAGGAAAAATCGAAGTGGCCATGGTGGTGGAAAACATTACAGAGGACGATACCACCGTCAAGCTGAACCATCTGGTGGCTCGACAGTATTACGACAACTTGAATGCGTTAAAAGAGGAGTTTCAGCTGGAAGGGGACATCTCCCTACAGTTTTTAGCCACCCTGCCCGACGTGATGAAGGCCGTGCCCGATGTGGAGGACGAGGAGGCTATTTGCAAAAGCATGCTCATAGCCGCAGAGGAGGCCGCCCGGAAATTAGACGAAATGCGCACCACGGAAGGAAGTAAACTGGCGGAAGATTTGATTATGAGGGGAGGCCTTATAAGAGACCTGGCAGCAAAAATCAATCAGCGGGCACCGAAGGTAGCAGGAGCCTATACGGAAAAGCTAAAAGAACGGATTAAAGAGCTAGTGGGAAGTCATGTGACCGTACCCGAGGATCGTATCCTTCTGGAAGCGGCTATCTTCGCGGACAAGAGCAGTATTACCGAGGAGTTGGTGCGTCTGGACAGTCATACCTTACAGCTGGCAGACATCATTACCAACAGCCGCCAGCCGGACGGCAAAAAATTAGACTTTCTCGTTCAAGAGATGAACCGGGAGGCCAACACCATCGGTTCTAAAGCCAACGATATGGAAATTACCAGCTTGATGCTGGAAATCAAGAGTGAGATTGAAAAAATCCGGGAACAAGTGCAGAATATCGAATAA
- the gmk gene encoding guanylate kinase encodes MDKGRLFVVSGPSGAGKGTICQKLVEDRNIELSVSMTTRAPRSFENHGVNYYFVSKDEFQDTIADDGLLEYAEVYGNYYGTPKNMVLEKLNQGRDVVLEIDIQGAMKVKQAYPKGVFIFILPPSMAELRKRITGRGSETEAAINMRLGETLKEVAYIDKYDYCVVNGELSEAVERVRAIVTAEHSRVSESIRHLIKKYEEEI; translated from the coding sequence ATGGATAAAGGACGATTATTTGTTGTTTCCGGGCCATCTGGAGCGGGAAAAGGCACCATCTGTCAGAAATTAGTGGAGGATAGAAACATCGAGCTGTCTGTATCCATGACCACCAGAGCGCCCAGGTCTTTTGAAAACCACGGCGTAAATTACTACTTTGTCAGCAAGGACGAGTTTCAGGATACCATCGCCGATGATGGACTGCTGGAATACGCAGAAGTATATGGGAACTATTACGGAACGCCGAAGAACATGGTGCTGGAAAAGCTTAACCAAGGCCGGGATGTGGTGCTGGAGATTGATATTCAAGGTGCCATGAAGGTAAAACAGGCCTATCCCAAAGGCGTATTTATTTTTATTTTGCCCCCTTCGATGGCAGAACTGCGGAAGCGGATTACGGGCAGAGGCTCTGAGACAGAAGCAGCCATCAACATGCGTCTAGGGGAAACGTTAAAGGAAGTTGCCTATATTGATAAATATGACTATTGCGTTGTTAACGGAGAGCTTTCCGAAGCGGTGGAACGGGTCCGGGCTATTGTGACGGCAGAACATTCCAGAGTTTCTGAAAGCATACGTCATCTTATAAAAAAGTACGAGGAGGAGATATAG
- the rpoZ gene encoding DNA-directed RNA polymerase subunit omega produces MLYPSINEIRTKADSRYTLVILAAKRARDIIDGKPKLTQAPTDKPVSIAANEIAEDYITYNRNNCEKE; encoded by the coding sequence ATGCTATACCCATCGATTAATGAAATCAGAACGAAGGCGGACAGCCGATATACCCTGGTAATTCTGGCAGCAAAGCGGGCCAGAGATATTATCGACGGAAAACCGAAGCTGACCCAGGCGCCTACGGATAAGCCGGTCTCCATTGCGGCCAACGAAATCGCAGAGGACTACATCACCTATAACAGGAACAATTGTGAAAAAGAATAG
- a CDS encoding LytR/AlgR family response regulator transcription factor → MKEDFIIIKFRGQVRRISLEEVVFVEQNLRKVLFHLHSEICTTYGKLERYREHLPRGFYQCNKSYIINLDKVVKMGDQIIYFSDGEDIRIGRQSFHGAKKAFLQFSSPSDR, encoded by the coding sequence ATGAAAGAGGATTTTATCATTATAAAGTTTAGAGGCCAGGTCCGAAGGATAAGTCTGGAGGAGGTGGTTTTTGTGGAGCAGAATCTGCGTAAAGTTTTATTTCACCTGCATTCTGAGATTTGCACTACATATGGAAAGTTGGAAAGATATCGGGAGCATTTGCCCCGGGGATTTTATCAATGCAATAAAAGCTATATTATCAATCTAGACAAGGTGGTCAAGATGGGAGATCAGATTATATATTTTTCAGACGGAGAAGATATAAGAATTGGTCGGCAGAGTTTTCATGGTGCCAAAAAAGCCTTTTTGCAGTTCTCATCGCCGTCTGACCGATAA
- the rpsB gene encoding 30S ribosomal protein S2 → MAVISMKQLLEAGVHFGHQTRRWNPKMAPYIFTERNGIYIIDLQKTVKKIDEAYEFMKEVGASGKPVLFVGTKKQAQAAIFDEAKRCGMYFVNERWLGGMLTNHKTIAGRIKRLYEIQDMEANGTFEKLSKKEVGKLRLELEKLEKFLGGIKEMKGMPGALFIVDPKKERIAVKEARILGIPIIGIVDTNCDPDDVDYIIPANDDAIRAVKLIAGRMADAIIEANQGESFDEGTATAVEETAPTSIEEVVAAEEA, encoded by the coding sequence ATGGCAGTAATTTCAATGAAACAATTACTAGAAGCAGGTGTACACTTTGGACACCAGACTAGAAGATGGAACCCTAAGATGGCTCCGTACATCTTCACAGAAAGAAACGGCATCTACATCATCGACTTGCAGAAGACTGTAAAGAAGATTGATGAAGCGTATGAATTTATGAAAGAAGTCGGCGCATCCGGCAAACCAGTTCTGTTCGTAGGAACAAAGAAGCAGGCTCAGGCTGCTATTTTCGACGAAGCAAAGAGATGCGGTATGTACTTTGTAAACGAAAGATGGCTGGGCGGCATGCTGACCAACCACAAGACGATTGCTGGAAGAATCAAGAGATTATATGAAATTCAGGATATGGAAGCAAACGGAACTTTTGAAAAGCTTTCCAAGAAGGAAGTAGGCAAGCTGAGATTAGAGCTGGAAAAGCTGGAGAAGTTCTTAGGCGGTATTAAAGAAATGAAGGGTATGCCTGGTGCATTATTCATCGTTGACCCGAAGAAAGAACGTATCGCTGTTAAGGAAGCAAGAATTTTAGGCATTCCAATCATCGGCATCGTAGATACAAACTGCGACCCGGACGATGTAGACTATATCATTCCGGCTAACGATGATGCAATCCGAGCTGTTAAGCTGATTGCAGGCAGAATGGCAGATGCCATCATCGAAGCCAACCAGGGCGAAAGCTTTGACGAAGGTACTGCAACAGCAGTAGAAGAAACCGCTCCTACTTCTATTGAAGAAGTGGTAGCTGCAGAAGAAGCGTAA
- the tsf gene encoding translation elongation factor Ts, with amino-acid sequence MAVTAQMVKELREMTGAGMMDCKKVLVEADGDMDKAVDLLREKGLAKAAKKAGRVASEGLVKFAFSEDARRAAIIEVNSETDFVAKNDEFVDFVATLAGMALNAADESLEAFAALPYGDEGSVQEALGNKIAKIGENMNIRRFHKMEEDGCVYVGYSHGGGKIGVVIGLKTEASAEEVAVVGKDVAMQVASMNPQFVDETAISPEYLEHEKGILIQQALAEGKPADIVEKMVVGRLKKELKETCLVEQKFVKNSDLSVKEYVEQVAKEIGKAIQVVSMIRYEVGEGIEKKEEDFAAEVAAQLGN; translated from the coding sequence ATGGCTGTAACAGCACAGATGGTAAAAGAACTGCGGGAAATGACAGGCGCAGGCATGATGGATTGTAAGAAGGTTTTAGTGGAAGCCGACGGAGATATGGACAAGGCTGTAGACCTGCTGAGAGAAAAGGGATTAGCTAAGGCTGCTAAGAAGGCTGGACGAGTTGCTTCTGAAGGTCTGGTAAAGTTTGCTTTCTCCGAAGATGCCAGAAGAGCTGCCATCATCGAAGTGAATTCTGAAACCGACTTTGTTGCTAAAAATGATGAATTTGTAGACTTCGTAGCAACCCTGGCTGGCATGGCATTAAATGCTGCAGATGAATCCCTGGAAGCTTTCGCAGCACTGCCTTATGGCGATGAAGGTTCCGTTCAGGAAGCCCTGGGAAATAAAATTGCTAAGATTGGCGAAAACATGAACATTCGACGTTTCCACAAGATGGAAGAAGATGGTTGCGTTTATGTTGGATACAGCCATGGCGGCGGTAAAATTGGCGTAGTGATTGGTCTGAAAACCGAAGCTTCCGCAGAAGAAGTAGCTGTAGTTGGTAAGGATGTAGCTATGCAGGTGGCATCCATGAATCCGCAGTTTGTGGACGAGACAGCTATCAGTCCAGAATATCTGGAGCACGAAAAAGGCATCTTAATTCAGCAGGCTCTTGCAGAAGGTAAGCCAGCCGATATCGTGGAAAAGATGGTAGTGGGCAGACTGAAGAAGGAATTGAAGGAAACTTGTCTGGTAGAGCAGAAGTTCGTAAAGAATAGCGATCTGTCCGTAAAGGAATATGTAGAGCAGGTAGCTAAGGAAATCGGCAAAGCTATTCAGGTTGTATCCATGATTCGCTATGAAGTAGGCGAAGGCATTGAGAAGAAGGAAGAAGATTTTGCGGCAGAAGTTGCTGCACAACTTGGAAACTAA
- a CDS encoding HD-GYP domain-containing protein: MRISFNDILYAFSYALDCAEQELLGVTTHHGKRVAYLCVLLGKHLQLMENQLADLAACAILHDNAITEYIQAEYLNGIGMESEKSKSNKGVHCSLGEKNIKHLPLCSEAENAILYHHERADGSGPFGKTEGETPLFAQLIHLADNLDSNWDLGRMNQQKYQGLLQYLKENNGSLFSETCVTAFTEAVGYSELELLQQEDLEEILTGCLENTQRDYSEENLLDFAKMFARIIDYKSSFTSRHSMGIAERAAQMATYYGYDRMTVAKLFFAGAVHDIGKMVIDKDVLEKPGRLSNQEYKYVKNHAYYSYKILSRVRGLEDITRWAALHHETLNGKGYPFGLKAEELGFNERLMACLDIYQALTEERPYKPGFSHEKSMGILRNLVNIGNLDGTIVADLEKVYGGNPVKNS; encoded by the coding sequence ATGCGGATAAGTTTTAATGACATTTTATATGCCTTTTCTTATGCCTTAGATTGTGCAGAGCAAGAATTGCTGGGTGTGACTACCCACCATGGCAAGCGAGTAGCCTATCTATGCGTGCTGCTGGGGAAGCACTTACAGTTGATGGAAAATCAGCTGGCTGATTTAGCGGCCTGTGCCATCCTTCACGACAACGCCATTACCGAGTACATACAAGCGGAATATCTAAATGGCATCGGCATGGAATCTGAAAAGAGCAAGAGCAACAAAGGCGTCCACTGCTCCTTAGGTGAAAAAAATATCAAGCATCTACCCCTGTGCTCGGAGGCAGAGAACGCCATTCTCTATCACCATGAGCGCGCTGACGGCAGCGGACCTTTTGGCAAAACCGAGGGAGAGACTCCGCTGTTTGCCCAGCTGATTCACTTGGCTGACAACTTGGACTCTAATTGGGATTTGGGGCGCATGAATCAGCAGAAATATCAGGGATTACTCCAGTATTTAAAGGAAAATAACGGCAGCCTGTTTTCAGAAACGTGTGTGACGGCCTTTACCGAAGCCGTTGGATATTCGGAACTAGAACTGCTTCAACAAGAGGACTTGGAAGAAATCCTTACTGGCTGTCTGGAGAACACTCAGCGGGATTACAGTGAAGAAAACTTGCTGGACTTCGCTAAAATGTTTGCCAGAATCATCGACTATAAATCCTCTTTTACCAGTCGGCATTCCATGGGTATCGCAGAAAGAGCAGCTCAGATGGCCACTTATTACGGCTATGACAGGATGACTGTGGCGAAGCTGTTCTTTGCCGGAGCCGTCCATGATATTGGCAAAATGGTCATTGACAAGGATGTACTGGAAAAACCAGGAAGGTTGTCGAATCAGGAGTATAAGTATGTTAAAAATCACGCCTATTACAGCTATAAGATTCTCAGTCGGGTCAGAGGGCTGGAAGATATCACCCGATGGGCGGCCCTTCATCACGAGACGCTTAACGGCAAGGGCTATCCTTTTGGGCTTAAGGCAGAAGAACTGGGCTTTAACGAGCGATTGATGGCCTGCTTGGACATCTATCAGGCTTTGACAGAGGAACGGCCATATAAGCCGGGTTTTTCCCACGAGAAATCCATGGGGATTTTGAGAAATTTGGTCAACATTGGCAACTTAGATGGAACGATTGTGGCGGATTTGGAAAAAGTTTATGGAGGCAATCCGGTAAAAAATTCTTAA